The Deinococcus sp. Marseille-Q6407 genome has a window encoding:
- the sufC gene encoding Fe-S cluster assembly ATPase SufC → MTHQLEIKNLHASVGDQPILKGINLVVPRGELHAIMGPNGNGKSTLAKVIVGDPEYTVTEGEVLVDGVNILDMEPDERARLGVFLAFQYPVEIPGVTIANFLRLAMQARKPEGEEVSFSEFYGKLQSALKTLEWDESIVERYLNEGMSGGEKKRNEILQMLMLEPNYIIMDETDSGLDVDALKIVSHGVNTLRGPNLGGLIITHYQRLLDYITPDKVHIIVNGRVVETGGPELAKKLDTEGYDWVKELATA, encoded by the coding sequence ATGACGCACCAACTCGAAATCAAGAACCTGCACGCGTCCGTCGGCGATCAGCCGATTCTGAAGGGCATCAACCTGGTGGTGCCGCGCGGCGAACTGCACGCCATCATGGGCCCCAACGGCAACGGCAAGAGCACCCTTGCCAAGGTCATCGTGGGTGACCCCGAATACACCGTGACCGAAGGCGAAGTGCTGGTAGACGGCGTGAATATCCTGGATATGGAACCCGACGAGCGGGCCCGCCTGGGCGTGTTCCTGGCGTTCCAGTACCCGGTGGAAATCCCCGGCGTGACCATCGCCAACTTCCTGCGCCTCGCCATGCAGGCCCGCAAGCCCGAAGGTGAAGAAGTCTCGTTCAGCGAGTTCTACGGCAAGCTGCAAAGTGCACTCAAGACCCTGGAATGGGACGAGAGCATCGTGGAGCGTTACCTCAACGAAGGCATGTCTGGCGGCGAGAAGAAGCGCAACGAAATCCTGCAGATGCTGATGCTGGAACCCAACTACATCATTATGGACGAAACCGATTCGGGCCTGGACGTGGACGCCCTGAAGATCGTTTCGCACGGCGTGAACACCCTGCGCGGCCCCAACCTGGGCGGCTTGATCATCACCCACTACCAGCGCCTGCTGGACTACATCACCCCCGACAAGGTGCACATCATCGTGAACGGCCGCGTGGTGGAAACCGGGGGCCCCGAACTCGCCAAGAAGCTCGACACCGAGGGCTACGACTGGGTGAAGGAACTGGCGACCGCCTGA
- a CDS encoding DUF58 domain-containing protein yields MSAGLLSAFIWLLFLAALAGLVWWLYRGPPRVELTRELRPAGMVGQAQPLTVTADIETRLPTRLVLEDPPPRAVVPSRPVVFGGLWQGRHTEHLELTLQPNRRGVYRWEGAVLRWADPLGLFWRSRLLEVPASLEAYPQTHGVVLPELLRPLLSEGQLTRNLGLSDPISLRGARPYVPGDAPGQIHWKLSARSLSTGGAGSVPMIRELERTAASSVTIYLDTGGNATYLESAVRLAASLAAQAWADGLPVSLATAEGQTPPDRAAEAQRAVLRALAELEGSGQAAPVLHPPRPGTNLLVITQFAPPELVTQALRARATASRVAIIAMPEGFYLEPGETPRKQWAGAPDTVRQLEKQAGVLAERGVLVFVLRGNQSVLRLS; encoded by the coding sequence GTGAGTGCTGGCCTGCTCAGCGCATTCATCTGGCTGCTGTTTCTGGCGGCCCTGGCGGGGCTCGTCTGGTGGCTGTACCGGGGGCCGCCCCGCGTGGAGCTGACCCGTGAGCTGCGCCCGGCCGGCATGGTGGGCCAGGCCCAGCCGCTGACCGTCACTGCCGACATCGAAACGCGCCTGCCCACTCGCCTGGTGCTGGAAGACCCGCCCCCCCGCGCCGTGGTGCCGAGCCGCCCGGTGGTGTTTGGCGGGCTGTGGCAGGGCCGCCACACGGAGCACCTGGAGCTGACCCTGCAGCCCAACCGCCGGGGCGTGTACCGCTGGGAAGGCGCCGTGCTGCGCTGGGCCGATCCGCTGGGCCTGTTCTGGCGCTCCAGGCTGCTGGAGGTGCCGGCCAGCCTGGAAGCCTATCCCCAGACCCACGGTGTTGTCCTGCCGGAACTGCTGCGCCCGCTGCTCTCCGAAGGCCAGCTCACCCGCAATCTGGGCCTCAGCGACCCCATCAGCCTGCGGGGAGCGCGGCCCTACGTACCGGGCGACGCGCCGGGGCAGATTCACTGGAAGCTCTCGGCCCGCTCGCTCTCTACCGGCGGCGCCGGCAGCGTGCCGATGATCCGCGAACTGGAGCGCACGGCGGCTAGTTCGGTCACCATTTATCTGGATACGGGTGGCAACGCCACCTACCTCGAAAGCGCGGTGCGGTTGGCAGCCAGCCTGGCGGCGCAGGCCTGGGCAGATGGCCTACCCGTGTCCCTGGCAACGGCCGAGGGACAGACCCCGCCCGACCGCGCCGCTGAGGCCCAGCGGGCGGTCCTGCGTGCCCTGGCCGAGCTGGAGGGCAGCGGTCAGGCAGCGCCTGTGCTGCACCCGCCCCGCCCCGGCACCAACCTATTGGTAATCACCCAGTTTGCCCCCCCAGAACTGGTCACCCAGGCCCTGCGGGCCCGCGCCACCGCCAGCCGGGTCGCCATTATCGCCATGCCGGAAGGCTTTTACCTGGAACCCGGCGAGACCCCCCGCAAGCAGTGGGCCGGCGCCCCCGACACGGTGCGGCAGCTGGAAAAGCAGGCCGGCGTGCTGGCGGAGCGCGGCGTGCTGGTCTTTGTGCTGCGTGGCAACCAATCGGTGCTGCGGCTGAGCTGA
- a CDS encoding AAA family ATPase, whose translation MTDTDPQFSSAPASAVMDRVQANVARVLVGKEDVTRLALAGILAGGHILLEDAPGTGKTMLARALAASLGLDFARVQFTPDLLPSDVTGVSIYREGQFQFVPGPIFTGILLADEINRATPKTQSALLEAMGEGQVTESGVTHQLPRPFVVIATQNPVEHEGTYALPEAQLDRFLLKLSVGYPDLEQEVQMLGRLQSAHPIDTLAAVAGPADLLAAQRAVREIRVSPDLQRYLASIVAATRTHPRISLGAGPRASLGIQAAAQALAYLAGCDFVTPDDVKAAARGVLPHRLLLNIEARMADIGAASLVEEILGTVPVPVETPGAVAQAQAAQSQATSESTSSAG comes from the coding sequence ATGACCGACACTGACCCGCAGTTTTCTTCCGCCCCAGCCAGCGCTGTGATGGACCGCGTGCAGGCCAACGTGGCCCGCGTGCTGGTCGGCAAGGAGGATGTGACCCGGCTGGCGCTGGCCGGTATTCTGGCCGGCGGGCACATCCTGCTGGAAGACGCTCCCGGCACCGGCAAGACCATGCTGGCACGCGCCCTGGCCGCCAGTCTGGGCCTGGACTTTGCCCGCGTGCAGTTCACGCCCGACCTGCTGCCCAGCGACGTGACCGGGGTCAGCATCTACCGCGAGGGGCAGTTTCAGTTCGTGCCTGGCCCCATTTTTACCGGCATCCTGCTGGCCGACGAAATCAACCGCGCCACCCCCAAAACCCAGTCGGCGCTGCTCGAAGCGATGGGGGAGGGGCAGGTGACCGAGTCCGGCGTCACCCACCAGCTGCCCCGGCCTTTTGTGGTTATCGCCACCCAGAACCCGGTGGAGCACGAGGGCACCTACGCCCTGCCCGAAGCTCAGCTGGACCGTTTCCTGCTCAAGCTGTCGGTGGGCTACCCGGATCTGGAGCAGGAGGTGCAGATGCTGGGCCGGCTGCAATCCGCCCACCCGATAGACACGCTGGCGGCGGTGGCCGGTCCTGCCGACCTGCTGGCGGCGCAGCGGGCCGTGCGCGAAATCCGGGTCAGCCCCGACCTGCAGCGCTATCTGGCCTCCATCGTGGCGGCCACCCGCACGCACCCGCGCATCAGCCTGGGCGCCGGCCCCCGCGCTTCGCTGGGCATTCAGGCGGCGGCGCAGGCGCTGGCGTATCTGGCCGGGTGCGACTTCGTGACGCCAGATGACGTGAAGGCGGCCGCCCGCGGCGTGCTGCCTCACCGCTTACTGTTGAATATCGAGGCGCGGATGGCCGACATCGGCGCGGCGTCGCTGGTAGAAGAGATTCTGGGCACGGTGCCGGTGCCGGTCGAAACCCCCGGCGCGGTTGCCCAGGCCCAGGCTGCTCAGTCCCAGGCCACCTCCGAATCCACTTCCTCGGCAGGCTGA
- a CDS encoding DUF4129 domain-containing protein, producing MTWFVRGGRRLGTNGCGLSEGTQNMAKATLAAEQPAGGGRSWARAWWLAGVMGLALLVVFFLRRHTKPAAPPAPTTRASVSSPPASAFAAPLHRVRAAYARTEAHLSAAGLSRREAETPAEYLRRVAAEWPGQAAPLATLGAAYGPVRYGGGVTDAQAEAAEGAAALILAGAPPAAPVSSSEHSAADRSSSSERQGPA from the coding sequence GTGACCTGGTTTGTTCGCGGAGGCCGGCGGCTGGGCACCAACGGCTGCGGCCTTTCGGAAGGCACGCAGAACATGGCCAAAGCCACGCTCGCCGCCGAGCAGCCCGCCGGTGGGGGCCGCTCCTGGGCCCGGGCTTGGTGGCTGGCCGGAGTGATGGGCCTGGCCCTGCTGGTGGTTTTTTTCCTGCGGCGTCATACCAAGCCTGCGGCACCTCCAGCCCCAACCACTCGGGCGTCCGTTTCTTCTCCTCCTGCCTCTGCTTTTGCTGCGCCCCTGCACCGCGTCCGCGCTGCCTACGCCCGTACCGAGGCTCACCTGAGCGCCGCTGGCCTGAGCCGCCGGGAAGCTGAAACCCCGGCCGAGTACCTGCGGCGAGTGGCCGCCGAGTGGCCGGGGCAAGCCGCCCCGCTGGCGACTCTGGGCGCGGCTTACGGCCCGGTGCGTTACGGCGGTGGCGTGACCGACGCTCAGGCTGAGGCTGCCGAGGGAGCCGCCGCGCTCATCCTGGCTGGCGCCCCGCCTGCCGCTCCCGTATCCTCCTCGGAACATTCCGCTGCTGATCGTTCTTCCTCCTCCGAAAGGCAAGGCCCCGCATGA
- a CDS encoding DUF4129 domain-containing protein translates to MTQAAPAAAGPFPLWRTVAFAALSLVLAGMVPLPALLGLMAVFALTAQDTLRAYRSQLTLLVLAVNLLVTLWLAMQAGNQHYMVAAFFVVIAQMATAFLVVQAAERAEERRGRGWLWLLPAFVLAPHPLGLVSLGAAILLQRGTDDDTLTGGRWQGTRQDAPGSSGRAPVLWPWLAGAAAAALLAGLLLPRASLWDQATDYMGVTEHITVVDHSAVPGAPAKPSALPGLPSAPTFLPGTPGAGASQGLERTAQGYLNLLAVLLLLTIILAALFGLWRQLRRPGGPPDWRRVWPLLALLALPLSLLAVMLAAQFQALDITVADGQHAPAPAGGDAGPLEAAVQIVVDLLVNTPLGNPNIYNLLFLLLGTLLLFAVLAGVWRLLTARSREIYAYAETHEAAPVTASAPVAASAPLHRVRLAYAQVERHLTAAGRPRRSSETPAEYLRRVAAEWPSLAAPLATLGAAYSPVRYGGGISEGQAEQAERSAAEVLATQPSGK, encoded by the coding sequence ATGACACAAGCTGCGCCGGCGGCCGCTGGACCGTTCCCCCTGTGGCGTACCGTGGCCTTTGCCGCCCTGTCTCTGGTACTGGCCGGGATGGTGCCGCTGCCGGCGCTGCTGGGCCTGATGGCCGTCTTTGCCCTGACGGCCCAGGACACCCTGCGAGCTTACCGCTCTCAGCTCACCTTGTTGGTGCTGGCTGTGAACCTGCTGGTCACCCTCTGGCTGGCCATGCAGGCCGGGAATCAGCACTACATGGTGGCGGCCTTTTTCGTGGTGATCGCGCAGATGGCCACTGCATTTTTGGTCGTGCAGGCTGCCGAGCGTGCTGAGGAGCGCCGTGGGCGCGGCTGGCTGTGGCTGCTGCCGGCCTTCGTGCTGGCGCCGCACCCGCTGGGCCTGGTCAGCCTGGGGGCGGCCATTCTGCTGCAGCGCGGCACCGACGATGACACCCTGACGGGCGGCCGCTGGCAGGGTACCCGTCAGGACGCCCCTGGCTCCTCCGGTCGGGCGCCGGTCCTCTGGCCCTGGTTGGCCGGCGCGGCCGCTGCAGCGCTGCTGGCCGGCCTGCTGCTGCCCCGCGCCTCTTTGTGGGATCAGGCCACCGACTATATGGGCGTGACCGAGCACATCACGGTGGTGGACCATTCGGCTGTGCCGGGGGCTCCTGCTAAGCCGTCAGCGCTGCCGGGCTTACCGTCGGCACCGACTTTCCTGCCCGGCACTCCGGGGGCGGGTGCCAGCCAGGGCCTTGAGCGCACCGCGCAGGGCTATCTGAATCTGCTTGCGGTGCTGCTCCTGCTGACCATCATTCTTGCGGCGCTGTTCGGCCTCTGGCGTCAGCTGCGCCGTCCCGGTGGGCCTCCGGACTGGCGGCGGGTCTGGCCCCTGCTGGCGTTGCTGGCCCTGCCGCTCAGCCTGCTGGCGGTGATGCTGGCCGCCCAGTTTCAGGCGCTGGACATCACCGTGGCGGACGGCCAGCACGCGCCGGCACCTGCAGGCGGCGACGCCGGGCCGCTGGAAGCCGCCGTGCAGATAGTGGTGGACCTACTGGTGAATACGCCGCTGGGCAATCCGAATATCTACAACCTGCTGTTTCTGCTGCTGGGCACCCTGTTGCTGTTCGCCGTGCTAGCCGGGGTCTGGCGGCTGCTGACCGCCCGCTCCCGCGAGATCTATGCCTACGCGGAAACCCATGAGGCCGCCCCGGTGACGGCGTCTGCTCCGGTGGCGGCCTCTGCTCCGCTGCACCGGGTCCGGCTGGCTTACGCGCAGGTGGAACGGCATCTGACTGCAGCCGGGCGGCCGCGCCGTTCCAGCGAAACTCCCGCCGAATACCTGCGCCGGGTGGCCGCCGAGTGGCCGTCGCTGGCGGCGCCGCTGGCGACTCTGGGCGCCGCCTACAGCCCGGTGCGCTACGGCGGTGGCATCAGCGAGGGTCAGGCTGAGCAGGCCGAGAGAAGCGCCGCCGAGGTGCTGGCAACGCAGCCATCGGGGAAGTAG
- a CDS encoding PaaI family thioesterase — protein MTLPNDPEQLLEFANGIIAQQSFSTLIGARFTAIGDGIATLEVPLRDDLRQHHGFAHGGLMGSMADITLTFVGALHLGPQVLTSEFKINFIRPAVGEKLVARGQLVGGTSRQAVTRCDIYAVRSGEDGQLGEDRQPSEKLVATALGTIALPDAAPRSS, from the coding sequence ATGACCCTGCCCAACGATCCAGAACAACTGCTGGAATTTGCCAACGGCATCATCGCCCAGCAGAGCTTTTCTACCCTGATTGGTGCTCGCTTCACGGCCATTGGTGACGGCATCGCCACGCTGGAAGTGCCGCTGCGGGATGACCTGCGCCAGCACCACGGGTTCGCGCACGGGGGCCTGATGGGCAGCATGGCCGACATCACCCTGACCTTTGTGGGCGCGCTGCACCTGGGCCCGCAGGTGCTGACCAGCGAGTTCAAAATCAATTTTATTCGCCCGGCGGTGGGTGAGAAACTGGTGGCCCGTGGGCAGCTGGTGGGCGGCACCTCGCGTCAGGCCGTGACCCGCTGTGACATCTACGCTGTGCGCTCCGGCGAGGACGGCCAGCTGGGCGAAGATAGACAGCCCAGCGAGAAACTGGTCGCCACCGCCCTCGGCACCATCGCGCTGCCGGACGCGGCCCCGCGCTCCAGCTGA
- the rpoD gene encoding RNA polymerase sigma factor RpoD encodes MAESKTAKTKKAASAAAPEKAAAPKPAKKPTARKKVTAEDAAKAKPARKAAAKKPAAKKAAKPAAGAEAADADRPARKADGSDRAYYAHPAIQELLKNAKASGLVTSEDAAAALATALEASGMDPDSSDEFDDLQLYLASKNIEVQDDEDPDDDTDSDSDKEDDDDGEEEERYYDDMPRAVSNDPVRQYLHEIGRVPLLTLEEEIALARRIEDGEFARVELEEKGEELDDRGRRALQRRMEDGAAARQGLIEANLRLVVSIAKKYTGRGLNFLDLIQEGNQGLIRAVEKFEYRRRYKFSTYATWWIRQAINRAIADQARTIRIPVHMVETINKLTRTARQLQQELSREALPEEIAEAMGPGWDANKVEEVQKVSQEPVSLETPIGDEKDSFYGDFIPDDNLDSPVDNAAKTLLSEELEKALGKLTEREAMVLKFRKGLVDGREHTLEEVGQRFNVTRERIRQIENKALRKLKYHESRTRKLRDFLE; translated from the coding sequence ATGGCTGAATCCAAGACTGCCAAGACCAAAAAAGCTGCTTCTGCTGCCGCGCCCGAAAAGGCAGCGGCCCCCAAGCCTGCCAAAAAGCCCACCGCCCGTAAAAAAGTCACCGCTGAAGACGCGGCCAAGGCCAAGCCAGCCCGCAAGGCGGCGGCCAAAAAACCGGCAGCCAAGAAGGCAGCCAAGCCGGCCGCCGGCGCTGAAGCGGCCGACGCCGACCGCCCGGCCCGCAAGGCCGACGGCTCGGACCGCGCCTACTACGCGCACCCAGCCATTCAGGAGCTGCTGAAGAATGCTAAGGCCAGCGGCCTGGTAACCAGTGAGGACGCCGCCGCCGCGCTGGCGACCGCGCTGGAAGCCAGCGGCATGGACCCCGACTCTAGCGATGAATTCGATGACCTGCAGCTGTACCTGGCGTCCAAGAACATCGAAGTGCAGGATGACGAGGACCCCGACGACGACACTGACAGCGACAGCGACAAGGAAGATGACGACGACGGCGAAGAAGAAGAGCGCTACTACGACGACATGCCCCGCGCCGTTTCCAACGACCCGGTGCGCCAGTACCTGCACGAGATCGGCCGAGTGCCGCTGCTGACCCTGGAAGAGGAAATCGCGCTGGCCCGCCGCATCGAAGACGGTGAATTTGCCCGCGTGGAGCTGGAAGAAAAGGGCGAGGAGCTGGACGACCGTGGCCGCCGCGCCCTGCAGCGCCGCATGGAAGACGGCGCCGCCGCCCGCCAGGGCCTGATCGAGGCCAACCTACGACTGGTGGTTTCGATCGCCAAGAAGTACACCGGCCGTGGCCTGAACTTCCTGGACCTGATTCAGGAAGGCAACCAGGGCCTGATCCGCGCCGTCGAGAAGTTCGAGTACCGCCGCCGCTACAAGTTCTCCACCTACGCCACTTGGTGGATCCGGCAGGCCATCAACCGCGCGATTGCCGACCAGGCCCGCACCATCCGTATTCCGGTGCACATGGTAGAAACCATCAACAAACTGACCCGCACCGCCCGGCAGCTGCAGCAGGAGCTGAGCCGCGAGGCGCTGCCCGAGGAAATCGCCGAAGCGATGGGTCCCGGCTGGGACGCCAACAAGGTGGAAGAAGTGCAGAAGGTCAGCCAGGAGCCGGTCAGCCTGGAAACCCCGATCGGTGACGAAAAGGACTCCTTCTACGGTGACTTTATCCCCGACGACAACCTCGACAGCCCGGTGGACAACGCCGCCAAGACCCTGCTCAGCGAGGAACTGGAAAAGGCCCTGGGTAAGCTCACCGAGCGCGAGGCGATGGTTCTGAAATTCCGCAAGGGCCTGGTAGACGGCCGCGAACACACCCTGGAGGAAGTGGGCCAGCGCTTCAACGTGACCCGCGAACGCATCCGCCAAATTGAGAACAAGGCGCTGCGCAAGCTGAAGTACCATGAAAGCCGCACCCGCAAGCTGCGCGATTTCCTGGAATAA